One genomic window of Bactrocera dorsalis isolate Fly_Bdor chromosome 4, ASM2337382v1, whole genome shotgun sequence includes the following:
- the LOC105223527 gene encoding clumping factor A-like isoform X10 produces the protein MKPQTLCLSVLIVAILLVADIPRVHGKSLNQGLLGFAENEILDFVKIIIKSINETLQERLTPKMIEQMIHEGKLPEKDGSKSKESNSQETGTTDENKETDNSAEKNGSGSGGKTDEDKDTDNSAEKNGSGSGGKTDEDKDTANSAEKNGSGSGGKTDEDKDADNSAEKNTSEGGGKTDEDKDTDNSAEKNGSESGGNTDEDKDTENSAEKNGSESGGNTDEDKDTDNSAEKNTSEGGDSSPDTKESSENRLSTVINLENFLKSLTKNLKGCKLQQTKSENKLNTKIVCRW, from the exons ATGAAGCCGCAAACTCTGTGTTTATCCGTCCTCATAGTGG CTATTCTTCTTGTCGCTGACATCCCAAGAGTCCACGGAAAGAGTTTAAATCAAGGGTTGTTAGGTTTTgcagaaaatgaaatattagactttgtaaaaattataattaaatccaTTAACGAAACTCTGCAAGAACGCCTCACACCTAAGATGATTGAACAGATGATTCACGAAGGCAAACTACCGGAGAAAGATGGTAGCAAAAGTAAAGAAAGTAATTCGCAGGAAACCGGCACCACCGACGAAAATAAGGAGACAGATAACTCAGCAGAGAAGAATGGAAGCGGAAGTGGAGGTAAGACCGATGAAGATAAGGATACAGATAACTCGGCAGAGAAGAATGGAAGCGGAAGTGGAGGTAAGACCGATGAAGATAAGGATACAGCTAACTCGGCAGAAAAGAATGGAAGCGGAAGTGGAGGTAAGACCGATGAAGATAAGGATGCGGATAACTCAGCAGAGAAGAATACAAGTGAAGGTGGAG GTAAGACCGATGAAGATAAGGATACGGATAACTCAGCAGAGAAGAATGGAAGCGAAAGTGGAGGTAACACCGATGAGGATAAGGATACAGAAAACTCGGCAGAGAAGAATGGAAGCGAAAGTGGAGGTAACACCGATGAAGATAAGGATACGGATAACTCAGCAGAGAAGAATACAAGTGAAGGTGGTGATAGTTCGCCGGACACAAAAGAATCATCAGAAAATCGTTTGTCAACGGTAATAAATTTGgagaattttttgaaatctcTTACAAAGAACTTAAAGGGATGCAAGTTACAACAGACGAAAAGCGAAAACAAATTGAATACAAAGATAGTATGCCGTTGGTAA
- the LOC105223527 gene encoding clumping factor A-like isoform X8, whose amino-acid sequence MKPQTLCLSVLIVAILLVADIPRVHGKSLNQGLLGFAENEILDFVKIIIKSINETLQERLTPKMIEQMIHEGKLPEKDGSKSKESNSQETGTTDENKETDNSAEKNGSGSGGKTDEDKDTANSAEKNGSGSGGKTDEDKDADNSAEKNTSEGGGNTDEDKDTENSAEKNGSESGGNTDEDKDTENSAEKNGSESGGKTDEDKDTDNSAEKNGSESGGNTDEDKDTENSAEKNGSESGGNTDEDKDTDNSAEKNTSEGGDSSPDTKESSENRLSTVINLENFLKSLTKNLKGCKLQQTKSENKLNTKIVCRW is encoded by the exons ATGAAGCCGCAAACTCTGTGTTTATCCGTCCTCATAGTGG CTATTCTTCTTGTCGCTGACATCCCAAGAGTCCACGGAAAGAGTTTAAATCAAGGGTTGTTAGGTTTTgcagaaaatgaaatattagactttgtaaaaattataattaaatccaTTAACGAAACTCTGCAAGAACGCCTCACACCTAAGATGATTGAACAGATGATTCACGAAGGCAAACTACCGGAGAAAGATGGTAGCAAAAGTAAAGAAAGTAATTCGCAGGAAACCGGCACCACCGACGAAAATAAGGAGACAGATAACTCAGCAGAGAAGAATGGAAGCGGAAGTGGAG GTAAGACCGATGAAGATAAGGATACAGCTAACTCGGCAGAAAAGAATGGAAGCGGAAGTGGAGGTAAGACCGATGAAGATAAGGATGCGGATAACTCAGCAGAGAAGAATACAAGTGAAGGTGGAGGTAACACCGATGAGGATAAGGATACAGAAAACTCGGCAGAGAAGAATGGAAGCGAAAGTGGAGGTAACACCGATGAGGATAAGGATACAGAAAACTCGGCAGAGAAGAATGGAAGCGAAAGTGGAGGTAAGACCGATGAAGATAAGGATACGGATAACTCAGCAGAGAAGAATGGAAGCGAAAGTGGAGGTAACACCGATGAGGATAAGGATACAGAAAACTCGGCAGAGAAGAATGGAAGCGAAAGTGGAGGTAACACCGATGAAGATAAGGATACGGATAACTCAGCAGAGAAGAATACAAGTGAAGGTGGTGATAGTTCGCCGGACACAAAAGAATCATCAGAAAATCGTTTGTCAACGGTAATAAATTTGgagaattttttgaaatctcTTACAAAGAACTTAAAGGGATGCAAGTTACAACAGACGAAAAGCGAAAACAAATTGAATACAAAGATAGTATGCCGTTGGTAA
- the LOC105223527 gene encoding protein starmaker-like isoform X21, with protein MKPQTLCLSVLIVAILLVADIPRVHGKSLNQGLLGFAENEILDFVKIIIKSINETLQERLTPKMIEQMIHEGKLPEKDGSKSKESNSQETGTTDENKETDNSAEKNGSGSGGKTDEDKDTDNSAEKNGSGSGGKTDEDKDADNSAEKNTSEGGGKTDEDKDTDNSAEKNGSESGGNTDEDKDTENSAEKNGSESGGNTDEDKDTDNSAEKNTSEGGDSSPDTKESSENRLSTVINLENFLKSLTKNLKGCKLQQTKSENKLNTKIVCRW; from the exons ATGAAGCCGCAAACTCTGTGTTTATCCGTCCTCATAGTGG CTATTCTTCTTGTCGCTGACATCCCAAGAGTCCACGGAAAGAGTTTAAATCAAGGGTTGTTAGGTTTTgcagaaaatgaaatattagactttgtaaaaattataattaaatccaTTAACGAAACTCTGCAAGAACGCCTCACACCTAAGATGATTGAACAGATGATTCACGAAGGCAAACTACCGGAGAAAGATGGTAGCAAAAGTAAAGAAAGTAATTCGCAGGAAACCGGCACCACCGACGAAAATAAGGAGACAGATAACTCAGCAGAGAAGAATGGAAGCGGAAGTGGAGGTAAGACCGATGAAGATAAGGATACAGATAACTCGGCAGAGAAGAATGGAAGCGGAAGTGGAG GTAAGACCGATGAAGATAAGGATGCGGATAACTCAGCAGAGAAGAATACAAGTGAAGGTGGAG GTAAGACCGATGAAGATAAGGATACGGATAACTCAGCAGAGAAGAATGGAAGCGAAAGTGGAGGTAACACCGATGAGGATAAGGATACAGAAAACTCGGCAGAGAAGAATGGAAGCGAAAGTGGAGGTAACACCGATGAAGATAAGGATACGGATAACTCAGCAGAGAAGAATACAAGTGAAGGTGGTGATAGTTCGCCGGACACAAAAGAATCATCAGAAAATCGTTTGTCAACGGTAATAAATTTGgagaattttttgaaatctcTTACAAAGAACTTAAAGGGATGCAAGTTACAACAGACGAAAAGCGAAAACAAATTGAATACAAAGATAGTATGCCGTTGGTAA
- the LOC105223527 gene encoding clumping factor A-like isoform X16: MKPQTLCLSVLIVAILLVADIPRVHGKSLNQGLLGFAENEILDFVKIIIKSINETLQERLTPKMIEQMIHEGKLPEKDGSKSKESNSQETGTTDENKETDNSAEKNGSGSGGKTDEDKDTDNSAEKNGSGSGGNTDEDKDTENSAEKNGSESGGKTDEDKDTDNSAEKNGSESGGNTDEDKDTENSAEKNGSESGGNTDEDKDTDNSAEKNTSEGGDSSPDTKESSENRLSTVINLENFLKSLTKNLKGCKLQQTKSENKLNTKIVCRW, from the exons ATGAAGCCGCAAACTCTGTGTTTATCCGTCCTCATAGTGG CTATTCTTCTTGTCGCTGACATCCCAAGAGTCCACGGAAAGAGTTTAAATCAAGGGTTGTTAGGTTTTgcagaaaatgaaatattagactttgtaaaaattataattaaatccaTTAACGAAACTCTGCAAGAACGCCTCACACCTAAGATGATTGAACAGATGATTCACGAAGGCAAACTACCGGAGAAAGATGGTAGCAAAAGTAAAGAAAGTAATTCGCAGGAAACCGGCACCACCGACGAAAATAAGGAGACAGATAACTCAGCAGAGAAGAATGGAAGCGGAAGTGGAGGTAAGACCGATGAAGATAAGGATACAGATAACTCGGCAGAGAAGAATGGAAGCGGAAGTGGAG GTAACACCGATGAGGATAAGGATACAGAAAACTCGGCAGAGAAGAATGGAAGCGAAAGTGGAGGTAAGACCGATGAAGATAAGGATACGGATAACTCAGCAGAGAAGAATGGAAGCGAAAGTGGAGGTAACACCGATGAGGATAAGGATACAGAAAACTCGGCAGAGAAGAATGGAAGCGAAAGTGGAGGTAACACCGATGAAGATAAGGATACGGATAACTCAGCAGAGAAGAATACAAGTGAAGGTGGTGATAGTTCGCCGGACACAAAAGAATCATCAGAAAATCGTTTGTCAACGGTAATAAATTTGgagaattttttgaaatctcTTACAAAGAACTTAAAGGGATGCAAGTTACAACAGACGAAAAGCGAAAACAAATTGAATACAAAGATAGTATGCCGTTGGTAA
- the LOC105223527 gene encoding clumping factor A-like isoform X6, which translates to MKPQTLCLSVLIVAILLVADIPRVHGKSLNQGLLGFAENEILDFVKIIIKSINETLQERLTPKMIEQMIHEGKLPEKDGSKSKESNSQETGTTDENKETDNSAEKNGSGSGGKTDEDKDTDNSAEKNGSGSGGKTDEDKDTANSAEKNGSGSGGNTDEDKDTENSAEKNGSESGGNTDEDKDTENSAEKNGSESGGKTDEDKDTDNSAEKNGSESGGNTDEDKDTENSAEKNGSESGGNTDEDKDTDNSAEKNTSEGGDSSPDTKESSENRLSTVINLENFLKSLTKNLKGCKLQQTKSENKLNTKIVCRW; encoded by the exons ATGAAGCCGCAAACTCTGTGTTTATCCGTCCTCATAGTGG CTATTCTTCTTGTCGCTGACATCCCAAGAGTCCACGGAAAGAGTTTAAATCAAGGGTTGTTAGGTTTTgcagaaaatgaaatattagactttgtaaaaattataattaaatccaTTAACGAAACTCTGCAAGAACGCCTCACACCTAAGATGATTGAACAGATGATTCACGAAGGCAAACTACCGGAGAAAGATGGTAGCAAAAGTAAAGAAAGTAATTCGCAGGAAACCGGCACCACCGACGAAAATAAGGAGACAGATAACTCAGCAGAGAAGAATGGAAGCGGAAGTGGAGGTAAGACCGATGAAGATAAGGATACAGATAACTCGGCAGAGAAGAATGGAAGCGGAAGTGGAGGTAAGACCGATGAAGATAAGGATACAGCTAACTCGGCAGAAAAGAATGGAAGCGGAA GTGGAGGTAACACCGATGAGGATAAGGATACAGAAAACTCGGCAGAGAAGAATGGAAGCGAAAGTGGAGGTAACACCGATGAGGATAAGGATACAGAAAACTCGGCAGAGAAGAATGGAAGCGAAAGTGGAGGTAAGACCGATGAAGATAAGGATACGGATAACTCAGCAGAGAAGAATGGAAGCGAAAGTGGAGGTAACACCGATGAGGATAAGGATACAGAAAACTCGGCAGAGAAGAATGGAAGCGAAAGTGGAGGTAACACCGATGAAGATAAGGATACGGATAACTCAGCAGAGAAGAATACAAGTGAAGGTGGTGATAGTTCGCCGGACACAAAAGAATCATCAGAAAATCGTTTGTCAACGGTAATAAATTTGgagaattttttgaaatctcTTACAAAGAACTTAAAGGGATGCAAGTTACAACAGACGAAAAGCGAAAACAAATTGAATACAAAGATAGTATGCCGTTGGTAA
- the LOC105223527 gene encoding clumping factor A-like isoform X20 produces MKPQTLCLSVLIVAILLVADIPRVHGKSLNQGLLGFAENEILDFVKIIIKSINETLQERLTPKMIEQMIHEGKLPEKDGSKSKESNSQETGTTDENKETDNSAEKNGSGSGGKTDEDKDTANSAEKNGSGSGGNTDEDKDTENSAEKNGSESGGKTDEDKDTDNSAEKNGSESGGNTDEDKDTENSAEKNGSESGGNTDEDKDTDNSAEKNTSEGGDSSPDTKESSENRLSTVINLENFLKSLTKNLKGCKLQQTKSENKLNTKIVCRW; encoded by the exons ATGAAGCCGCAAACTCTGTGTTTATCCGTCCTCATAGTGG CTATTCTTCTTGTCGCTGACATCCCAAGAGTCCACGGAAAGAGTTTAAATCAAGGGTTGTTAGGTTTTgcagaaaatgaaatattagactttgtaaaaattataattaaatccaTTAACGAAACTCTGCAAGAACGCCTCACACCTAAGATGATTGAACAGATGATTCACGAAGGCAAACTACCGGAGAAAGATGGTAGCAAAAGTAAAGAAAGTAATTCGCAGGAAACCGGCACCACCGACGAAAATAAGGAGACAGATAACTCAGCAGAGAAGAATGGAAGCGGAAGTGGAG GTAAGACCGATGAAGATAAGGATACAGCTAACTCGGCAGAAAAGAATGGAAGCGGAAGTGGAG GTAACACCGATGAGGATAAGGATACAGAAAACTCGGCAGAGAAGAATGGAAGCGAAAGTGGAGGTAAGACCGATGAAGATAAGGATACGGATAACTCAGCAGAGAAGAATGGAAGCGAAAGTGGAGGTAACACCGATGAGGATAAGGATACAGAAAACTCGGCAGAGAAGAATGGAAGCGAAAGTGGAGGTAACACCGATGAAGATAAGGATACGGATAACTCAGCAGAGAAGAATACAAGTGAAGGTGGTGATAGTTCGCCGGACACAAAAGAATCATCAGAAAATCGTTTGTCAACGGTAATAAATTTGgagaattttttgaaatctcTTACAAAGAACTTAAAGGGATGCAAGTTACAACAGACGAAAAGCGAAAACAAATTGAATACAAAGATAGTATGCCGTTGGTAA
- the LOC105223527 gene encoding clumping factor A-like isoform X13 produces MKPQTLCLSVLIVAILLVADIPRVHGKSLNQGLLGFAENEILDFVKIIIKSINETLQERLTPKMIEQMIHEGKLPEKDGSKSKESNSQETGTTDENKETDNSAEKNGSGSGGKTDEDKDADNSAEKNTSEGGGNTDEDKDTENSAEKNGSESGGNTDEDKDTENSAEKNGSESGGKTDEDKDTDNSAEKNGSESGGNTDEDKDTENSAEKNGSESGGNTDEDKDTDNSAEKNTSEGGDSSPDTKESSENRLSTVINLENFLKSLTKNLKGCKLQQTKSENKLNTKIVCRW; encoded by the exons ATGAAGCCGCAAACTCTGTGTTTATCCGTCCTCATAGTGG CTATTCTTCTTGTCGCTGACATCCCAAGAGTCCACGGAAAGAGTTTAAATCAAGGGTTGTTAGGTTTTgcagaaaatgaaatattagactttgtaaaaattataattaaatccaTTAACGAAACTCTGCAAGAACGCCTCACACCTAAGATGATTGAACAGATGATTCACGAAGGCAAACTACCGGAGAAAGATGGTAGCAAAAGTAAAGAAAGTAATTCGCAGGAAACCGGCACCACCGACGAAAATAAGGAGACAGATAACTCAGCAGAGAAGAATGGAAGCGGAAGTGGAG GTAAGACCGATGAAGATAAGGATGCGGATAACTCAGCAGAGAAGAATACAAGTGAAGGTGGAGGTAACACCGATGAGGATAAGGATACAGAAAACTCGGCAGAGAAGAATGGAAGCGAAAGTGGAGGTAACACCGATGAGGATAAGGATACAGAAAACTCGGCAGAGAAGAATGGAAGCGAAAGTGGAGGTAAGACCGATGAAGATAAGGATACGGATAACTCAGCAGAGAAGAATGGAAGCGAAAGTGGAGGTAACACCGATGAGGATAAGGATACAGAAAACTCGGCAGAGAAGAATGGAAGCGAAAGTGGAGGTAACACCGATGAAGATAAGGATACGGATAACTCAGCAGAGAAGAATACAAGTGAAGGTGGTGATAGTTCGCCGGACACAAAAGAATCATCAGAAAATCGTTTGTCAACGGTAATAAATTTGgagaattttttgaaatctcTTACAAAGAACTTAAAGGGATGCAAGTTACAACAGACGAAAAGCGAAAACAAATTGAATACAAAGATAGTATGCCGTTGGTAA
- the LOC105223527 gene encoding clumping factor A-like isoform X4 produces the protein MKPQTLCLSVLIVAILLVADIPRVHGKSLNQGLLGFAENEILDFVKIIIKSINETLQERLTPKMIEQMIHEGKLPEKDGSKSKESNSQETGTTDENKETDNSAEKNGSGSGGKTDEDKDTDNSAEKNGSGSGGKTDEDKDADNSAEKNTSEGGGNTDEDKDTENSAEKNGSESGGNTDEDKDTENSAEKNGSESGGKTDEDKDTDNSAEKNGSESGGNTDEDKDTENSAEKNGSESGGNTDEDKDTDNSAEKNTSEGGDSSPDTKESSENRLSTVINLENFLKSLTKNLKGCKLQQTKSENKLNTKIVCRW, from the exons ATGAAGCCGCAAACTCTGTGTTTATCCGTCCTCATAGTGG CTATTCTTCTTGTCGCTGACATCCCAAGAGTCCACGGAAAGAGTTTAAATCAAGGGTTGTTAGGTTTTgcagaaaatgaaatattagactttgtaaaaattataattaaatccaTTAACGAAACTCTGCAAGAACGCCTCACACCTAAGATGATTGAACAGATGATTCACGAAGGCAAACTACCGGAGAAAGATGGTAGCAAAAGTAAAGAAAGTAATTCGCAGGAAACCGGCACCACCGACGAAAATAAGGAGACAGATAACTCAGCAGAGAAGAATGGAAGCGGAAGTGGAGGTAAGACCGATGAAGATAAGGATACAGATAACTCGGCAGAGAAGAATGGAAGCGGAAGTGGAG GTAAGACCGATGAAGATAAGGATGCGGATAACTCAGCAGAGAAGAATACAAGTGAAGGTGGAGGTAACACCGATGAGGATAAGGATACAGAAAACTCGGCAGAGAAGAATGGAAGCGAAAGTGGAGGTAACACCGATGAGGATAAGGATACAGAAAACTCGGCAGAGAAGAATGGAAGCGAAAGTGGAGGTAAGACCGATGAAGATAAGGATACGGATAACTCAGCAGAGAAGAATGGAAGCGAAAGTGGAGGTAACACCGATGAGGATAAGGATACAGAAAACTCGGCAGAGAAGAATGGAAGCGAAAGTGGAGGTAACACCGATGAAGATAAGGATACGGATAACTCAGCAGAGAAGAATACAAGTGAAGGTGGTGATAGTTCGCCGGACACAAAAGAATCATCAGAAAATCGTTTGTCAACGGTAATAAATTTGgagaattttttgaaatctcTTACAAAGAACTTAAAGGGATGCAAGTTACAACAGACGAAAAGCGAAAACAAATTGAATACAAAGATAGTATGCCGTTGGTAA
- the LOC105223527 gene encoding clumping factor A-like isoform X11: MKPQTLCLSVLIVAILLVADIPRVHGKSLNQGLLGFAENEILDFVKIIIKSINETLQERLTPKMIEQMIHEGKLPEKDGSKSKESNSQETGTTDENKETDNSAEKNGSGSGGKTDEDKDTDNSAEKNGSGSGGNTDEDKDTENSAEKNGSESGGNTDEDKDTENSAEKNGSESGGKTDEDKDTDNSAEKNGSESGGNTDEDKDTENSAEKNGSESGGNTDEDKDTDNSAEKNTSEGGDSSPDTKESSENRLSTVINLENFLKSLTKNLKGCKLQQTKSENKLNTKIVCRW; this comes from the exons ATGAAGCCGCAAACTCTGTGTTTATCCGTCCTCATAGTGG CTATTCTTCTTGTCGCTGACATCCCAAGAGTCCACGGAAAGAGTTTAAATCAAGGGTTGTTAGGTTTTgcagaaaatgaaatattagactttgtaaaaattataattaaatccaTTAACGAAACTCTGCAAGAACGCCTCACACCTAAGATGATTGAACAGATGATTCACGAAGGCAAACTACCGGAGAAAGATGGTAGCAAAAGTAAAGAAAGTAATTCGCAGGAAACCGGCACCACCGACGAAAATAAGGAGACAGATAACTCAGCAGAGAAGAATGGAAGCGGAAGTGGAGGTAAGACCGATGAAGATAAGGATACAGATAACTCGGCAGAGAAGAATGGAAGCGGAA GTGGAGGTAACACCGATGAGGATAAGGATACAGAAAACTCGGCAGAGAAGAATGGAAGCGAAAGTGGAGGTAACACCGATGAGGATAAGGATACAGAAAACTCGGCAGAGAAGAATGGAAGCGAAAGTGGAGGTAAGACCGATGAAGATAAGGATACGGATAACTCAGCAGAGAAGAATGGAAGCGAAAGTGGAGGTAACACCGATGAGGATAAGGATACAGAAAACTCGGCAGAGAAGAATGGAAGCGAAAGTGGAGGTAACACCGATGAAGATAAGGATACGGATAACTCAGCAGAGAAGAATACAAGTGAAGGTGGTGATAGTTCGCCGGACACAAAAGAATCATCAGAAAATCGTTTGTCAACGGTAATAAATTTGgagaattttttgaaatctcTTACAAAGAACTTAAAGGGATGCAAGTTACAACAGACGAAAAGCGAAAACAAATTGAATACAAAGATAGTATGCCGTTGGTAA
- the LOC105223527 gene encoding clumping factor A-like isoform X14, whose translation MKPQTLCLSVLIVAILLVADIPRVHGKSLNQGLLGFAENEILDFVKIIIKSINETLQERLTPKMIEQMIHEGKLPEKDGSKSKESNSQETGTTDENKETDNSAEKNGSGSGGKTDEDKDTANSAEKNGSGSGGNTDEDKDTENSAEKNGSESGGNTDEDKDTENSAEKNGSESGGKTDEDKDTDNSAEKNGSESGGNTDEDKDTENSAEKNGSESGGNTDEDKDTDNSAEKNTSEGGDSSPDTKESSENRLSTVINLENFLKSLTKNLKGCKLQQTKSENKLNTKIVCRW comes from the exons ATGAAGCCGCAAACTCTGTGTTTATCCGTCCTCATAGTGG CTATTCTTCTTGTCGCTGACATCCCAAGAGTCCACGGAAAGAGTTTAAATCAAGGGTTGTTAGGTTTTgcagaaaatgaaatattagactttgtaaaaattataattaaatccaTTAACGAAACTCTGCAAGAACGCCTCACACCTAAGATGATTGAACAGATGATTCACGAAGGCAAACTACCGGAGAAAGATGGTAGCAAAAGTAAAGAAAGTAATTCGCAGGAAACCGGCACCACCGACGAAAATAAGGAGACAGATAACTCAGCAGAGAAGAATGGAAGCGGAAGTGGAG GTAAGACCGATGAAGATAAGGATACAGCTAACTCGGCAGAAAAGAATGGAAGCGGAA GTGGAGGTAACACCGATGAGGATAAGGATACAGAAAACTCGGCAGAGAAGAATGGAAGCGAAAGTGGAGGTAACACCGATGAGGATAAGGATACAGAAAACTCGGCAGAGAAGAATGGAAGCGAAAGTGGAGGTAAGACCGATGAAGATAAGGATACGGATAACTCAGCAGAGAAGAATGGAAGCGAAAGTGGAGGTAACACCGATGAGGATAAGGATACAGAAAACTCGGCAGAGAAGAATGGAAGCGAAAGTGGAGGTAACACCGATGAAGATAAGGATACGGATAACTCAGCAGAGAAGAATACAAGTGAAGGTGGTGATAGTTCGCCGGACACAAAAGAATCATCAGAAAATCGTTTGTCAACGGTAATAAATTTGgagaattttttgaaatctcTTACAAAGAACTTAAAGGGATGCAAGTTACAACAGACGAAAAGCGAAAACAAATTGAATACAAAGATAGTATGCCGTTGGTAA